The Benincasa hispida cultivar B227 chromosome 9, ASM972705v1, whole genome shotgun sequence genome has a segment encoding these proteins:
- the LOC120085306 gene encoding LOW QUALITY PROTEIN: transcription factor bHLH133-like (The sequence of the model RefSeq protein was modified relative to this genomic sequence to represent the inferred CDS: deleted 1 base in 1 codon): MMAGNPNWWPMFPPSFNSFADQPQSWSQLLLGDEDRVLNQTQMSHYQPKKLENWEDQILNNNNINSPSQVEASNFVDIVKQEVSNNIRDHSLNILHPTLNTSHHTNKFLDFSCNTNNQDHTTNQSTPRGADSDHSSELKNHSGPAGAVGGACKKAKVHPPSSSQPPLKVRKEKLVDRITALHQIVSPFGKTDTASVLSEAIGYIRFLQGQIEALSYPYLQNAPKDSRNSQPVGEEIMKIEEKPLKDLRSRGLCLVPVSCTHLVGGDNNNNNAAAYWAPAYGTGF, encoded by the exons ATGATGGCTGGAAACCCTAATTGGTGGCCTATGTTTCCACcttctttcaattct tttgCTGATCAGCCTCAGTCTTGGAGCCAACTTCTCTT AGGGGATGAAGATAGGGTTTTGAATCAAACCCAGATGAGTCATTATCAACCAAAAAAGTTGGAGAATTGGGAAGACCAAATCTTGAATAACAATAACATTAATAGTCCATCACAAGTTGAAGCCTCTAATTTTGTCGATATTGTCAAGCAAGAAGTTTCCAACAATATTAGAGATCACTCACTCAATATTCTTCACCCTACTTTAAATACTTCTCATCACACCAACAAATTCCTTGACTTTTCCTGCAATACTAACAACCAAGATCACACCACCAATCAATCCACCCCACGCGGTGCCGACTCCGACCACTCGTCGGAG TTGAAAAATCACTCCGGTCCTGCCGGGGCTGTCGGTGGAGCGTGTAAGAAGGCTAAGGTTCATCCACCATCTTCAAGCCAACCACCTCTTAAG GTGAGGAAGGAGAAGCTCGTAGATCGAATAACAGCTCTTCACCAAATAGTTTCTCCATTTGGAAAG ACTGATACTGCTTCTGTATTGTCAGAAGCTATTGGATATATCAGATTTCTTCAAGGACAAATTGAG GCACTTAGTTACCCTTATTTACAAAATGCTCCAAAAGATTCAAGGAATTCACAACCTGTG gGAGaggaaataatgaaaattgaaGAGAAGCCATTGAAGGACTTAAGGAGTAGAGGACTATGCTTGGTACCAGTCTCATGCACACACCTTGTTGGAGgtgacaataataataataatgcagCTGCTTATTGGGCTCCTGCTTATGGAACTGGCTTCTAA